From one Burkholderia pyrrocinia genomic stretch:
- a CDS encoding SDR family NAD(P)-dependent oxidoreductase produces MTNSIRFDGGTAVITGAASGIGSGLARHAAALGMRVVLADLDPAKLDAFAATLDTDVLCVPTDVSRAEAVDALAEAAWRRFGGVDLLFNNAGVMATGFSWEIRPESFERSFAINVHGVLNGIRSFVPRMLERNVPARVVNTASVGGFLPSPLMSPYSATKFAVVALTESLYGELKMLGAPVGVSLLAPGPVQSGIFNDPFGAAHDRPEVRGFVDTMRSMLNAHGLTPDAFAGRVFDGIRAGRYWLIPQPETIDGALQRRTDDILAARDPSLPSF; encoded by the coding sequence ATGACGAATTCGATTCGCTTCGACGGCGGCACCGCCGTGATCACCGGCGCGGCCAGCGGCATCGGCAGCGGGCTCGCGCGCCACGCGGCCGCGCTCGGCATGCGCGTCGTACTGGCCGATCTCGATCCGGCGAAGCTCGACGCGTTCGCCGCGACGCTCGACACCGACGTGCTGTGCGTGCCGACCGACGTCAGCCGCGCCGAAGCCGTCGACGCACTCGCGGAAGCCGCATGGCGGCGCTTCGGTGGCGTCGACCTGCTGTTCAATAACGCGGGCGTGATGGCGACCGGCTTCAGCTGGGAGATCAGGCCGGAAAGCTTCGAGCGCAGCTTCGCGATCAACGTGCACGGCGTGCTGAACGGGATCCGCAGCTTCGTGCCGAGGATGCTCGAACGCAACGTGCCGGCGCGGGTCGTGAACACGGCGTCGGTCGGCGGTTTCCTGCCGAGCCCGCTGATGTCGCCTTATTCGGCGACGAAATTCGCGGTGGTCGCGCTGACCGAATCGCTGTACGGAGAACTGAAGATGCTCGGCGCACCGGTCGGCGTGTCGCTGCTTGCGCCGGGCCCCGTGCAGTCCGGCATCTTCAACGATCCGTTCGGCGCCGCGCACGACCGGCCCGAGGTGCGCGGCTTCGTCGATACGATGCGCTCGATGCTGAACGCGCACGGGCTCACGCCCGACGCGTTCGCCGGGCGGGTGTTCGACGGCATCCGCGCAGGGCGCTACTGGCTGATTCCGCAGCCGGAGACGATCGACGGCGCGCTGCAGCGGCGCACCGACGACATCCTCGCAGCGCGCGATCCGTCACTGCCGTCGTTCTGA
- a CDS encoding NADP-dependent oxidoreductase: MRALLIDRVGHADALRLADVPVPKPGPGDVLIRVAYAGVNPADWKCREGYLGAFMQYTFPFVIGFDAAGVVEAVGEGVDGFAPGMRVFAQTDVGAGRWGAYAEFVAVRHDSVVRLPDAVSFAEAAATPTPALAAWAGLFDDGGLRAGQTVLVHGGAGAVGTFAIQLAAQAGARVVATCSARNRDTVESLGAEVAIDYRAQDIAAAVRAWAPSGVDLVLDAVGGDTLPDALDLLAPGGTLVNIMTLAAGDTERLAATGAEAARRGLRTAMTYSRMPSGNTLASIAERLGRRALRVPRFDSFPLEQAARALDLVQTGDAKTKLVLHVADIAG; encoded by the coding sequence ATGCGAGCCCTTCTGATCGACCGCGTCGGGCATGCCGACGCGTTACGGCTGGCCGACGTTCCCGTACCGAAGCCGGGCCCCGGCGACGTGCTGATCCGCGTCGCATACGCGGGCGTCAATCCCGCCGACTGGAAATGCCGCGAAGGCTATCTCGGCGCGTTCATGCAGTACACGTTTCCGTTCGTGATCGGTTTCGATGCGGCGGGCGTCGTCGAAGCGGTCGGCGAAGGTGTCGACGGTTTCGCGCCCGGCATGCGCGTGTTCGCGCAGACCGACGTTGGCGCAGGGCGCTGGGGTGCGTATGCGGAATTCGTCGCGGTGCGCCACGATTCGGTCGTGCGCCTGCCCGACGCGGTGAGCTTCGCGGAAGCGGCCGCCACGCCGACGCCTGCGCTGGCCGCATGGGCCGGCCTGTTCGACGACGGCGGGCTGCGCGCGGGGCAGACCGTACTGGTGCACGGCGGCGCGGGCGCGGTCGGCACGTTCGCGATCCAGCTCGCGGCCCAGGCCGGCGCGCGCGTCGTGGCGACGTGCTCGGCGCGCAACCGCGACACGGTCGAATCGCTGGGTGCGGAGGTCGCCATCGACTATCGCGCGCAGGACATTGCCGCAGCGGTGCGCGCATGGGCGCCGAGCGGTGTCGATCTCGTGCTCGACGCAGTCGGCGGCGACACGCTGCCCGACGCGCTCGACCTGCTCGCGCCGGGCGGCACGCTCGTGAACATCATGACGCTCGCGGCCGGCGACACCGAGCGGCTGGCCGCGACGGGCGCCGAAGCCGCGCGGCGCGGGCTGCGCACCGCGATGACCTACAGCCGGATGCCGAGCGGCAACACGCTCGCATCGATCGCCGAACGGCTCGGGCGGCGCGCATTGCGCGTGCCGCGTTTCGACAGTTTCCCGCTCGAACAGGCCGCGCGGGCGCTCGATCTCGTTCAAACGGGCGACGCGAAAACCAAGCTCGTGCTGCACGTTGCGGATATCGCGGGCTGA
- a CDS encoding TetR/AcrR family transcriptional regulator, which produces MARAGITVDRLVEAGAQLADETGFEQLTGAALARHFDVKLASLYSHIPSFDDLKSRIALFALKELADRATDALAGRSGKDALAALANVYRDYARAHPGRFAAARHPVSTERAAESAGGQLVRMTSAMLRSYDIPEAEQAHAIRLLGGFFMGYVTLESAGGFSHGAPDSDASWARSLDALDVMLCNWPSAA; this is translated from the coding sequence ATGGCGCGTGCCGGCATTACCGTAGACAGGCTCGTCGAAGCCGGCGCGCAGCTCGCCGATGAAACCGGCTTCGAGCAACTCACCGGCGCGGCGCTCGCGCGGCACTTCGACGTCAAGCTGGCCAGCCTTTACTCCCACATCCCGAGTTTCGACGATCTCAAGAGCCGGATCGCGCTGTTCGCGCTGAAGGAACTGGCCGATCGCGCGACCGACGCGCTGGCCGGCCGCTCCGGCAAGGACGCATTGGCCGCGCTTGCGAACGTCTATCGCGACTATGCACGCGCGCATCCCGGCCGCTTTGCGGCTGCGCGCCATCCGGTGAGCACCGAGCGCGCCGCCGAAAGCGCGGGTGGGCAGCTCGTCAGGATGACCTCGGCGATGCTGCGCAGCTACGACATCCCGGAAGCCGAACAGGCGCACGCGATCCGCCTGCTCGGCGGCTTCTTCATGGGCTACGTGACACTCGAAAGCGCGGGCGGTTTCTCGCACGGCGCGCCGGACTCCGACGCTTCGTGGGCGCGCAGTCTCGACGCGCTGGACGTGATGCTGTGCAACTGGCCTTCGGCCGCATGA
- a CDS encoding Dabb family protein — MRHDTAQVFVSADHDADAIERALREAVRALPGATRVALARNQEGCWGAGDYTLDVLRDERAVDRATDFAALAQLPGVVRIDGAACRAIGGGLREPTLRDGIWRTLMLRVRPQASEAQVVALEHELLHMPAFMRGIRNWRLSRIETPGAWTHVWQQEFAHAGDLLGEYLMHPYHWGWVDRRFDAESPDWTVDAISHAFCPLASSLLVDTVA, encoded by the coding sequence ATGCGGCATGACACGGCGCAGGTATTCGTTTCGGCGGATCACGACGCCGACGCAATCGAACGTGCGTTGCGCGAAGCCGTGCGCGCGCTGCCCGGCGCAACCCGTGTCGCGCTCGCACGCAATCAGGAAGGCTGCTGGGGCGCGGGCGACTACACGCTCGACGTGCTGCGCGACGAACGGGCGGTTGATCGTGCAACGGATTTCGCGGCGCTGGCGCAACTGCCGGGCGTCGTTCGCATCGACGGCGCCGCGTGCCGCGCGATCGGAGGCGGCCTGCGCGAGCCGACGTTGCGCGATGGCATCTGGCGCACGCTGATGCTGCGCGTACGGCCGCAGGCAAGCGAAGCTCAGGTCGTCGCGCTGGAGCACGAGTTGCTGCACATGCCCGCGTTCATGCGCGGCATCCGCAACTGGCGCCTGAGCCGGATCGAGACGCCGGGCGCCTGGACGCACGTGTGGCAACAGGAGTTCGCGCACGCCGGCGATCTGCTCGGCGAATACCTGATGCATCCGTATCACTGGGGCTGGGTCGACCGCCGGTTCGACGCCGAAAGCCCCGACTGGACGGTCGATGCGATCTCGCATGCGTTCTGTCCGCTCGCGTCGAGCCTGCTGGTCGACACGGTGGCGTGA
- a CDS encoding AraC family transcriptional regulator gives MKQRAMPASGRVLPGFGARLLGELKRSGAPPTERDAQPPKDAATASDFVALYRDAIERLEAQVARGDGHPPMRKQEVDLMCRCLLSCATLADAIRCAREFCEMLTPRAGALSLAVRDGRAMFRMDSLRRTGSPATCLVDLTGLFCYLQLFGWLIGQPLRPAEVWLGHPRRDDAVPLLGLFNAPVHVGRKTYGFAFDATLLDCRVIRQPGEVDAFLVDFPFRLIDSTPAVVSWAQQVRGFLDAALAHEQALPALAELAAWLGVSEATLRRRLATEGSGYHVLREQCLADAARRCLHETDWPVARVAAHLGFGGEEAFRRAFVRWTGLAPSRFRRTAGVDA, from the coding sequence ATGAAACAGCGCGCCATGCCGGCCAGCGGCCGCGTCCTGCCGGGCTTCGGCGCGCGCCTGCTGGGCGAACTCAAGCGCAGCGGCGCACCGCCGACCGAACGCGACGCGCAGCCGCCGAAAGACGCGGCCACGGCGAGCGACTTCGTCGCGCTGTACCGCGACGCGATCGAGCGGCTCGAGGCGCAGGTCGCGCGCGGCGACGGCCATCCGCCGATGCGCAAGCAGGAAGTCGACCTGATGTGCCGCTGCCTGCTGAGCTGCGCGACACTCGCCGACGCGATCCGCTGCGCGCGCGAATTCTGCGAGATGCTGACGCCGCGCGCCGGCGCGCTGTCGCTTGCGGTGCGCGACGGGCGTGCAATGTTCCGGATGGACTCGCTGCGCCGCACGGGCAGCCCGGCCACGTGCCTCGTCGACTTGACCGGGCTGTTCTGCTATCTGCAGCTGTTCGGCTGGCTGATCGGGCAGCCGTTGCGGCCAGCCGAAGTGTGGCTCGGCCATCCGCGCCGCGACGACGCGGTGCCGCTGCTCGGGCTGTTCAATGCGCCGGTCCACGTCGGCCGGAAAACCTACGGCTTCGCGTTCGACGCGACGCTGCTCGATTGCCGCGTGATCCGGCAGCCGGGCGAAGTCGATGCATTCCTCGTCGATTTCCCGTTTCGTCTGATCGATTCGACGCCGGCCGTCGTATCGTGGGCGCAGCAGGTGCGCGGCTTTCTCGATGCGGCGCTCGCGCACGAACAGGCGCTGCCGGCGCTCGCGGAACTGGCCGCGTGGCTCGGTGTCAGCGAGGCGACGTTACGGCGGCGGCTGGCGACCGAAGGCAGCGGCTACCACGTGCTGCGCGAGCAATGCCTGGCCGACGCCGCGCGACGATGCCTGCACGAGACGGACTGGCCGGTCGCGCGGGTAGCCGCGCATCTCGGGTTCGGCGGCGAGGAGGCGTTCCGGCGCGCGTTCGTGCGCTGGACCGGCTTGGCGCCGAGCCGGTTCAGGCGAACGGCCGGCGTCGACGCGTGA
- a CDS encoding SDR family NAD(P)-dependent oxidoreductase — protein MTDTRTAILAGKCALVTGASRGIGRAIAQRLASEGATVVVTARSLTQSATTAGTLAETVALIEQAGGRAIALAADLSNAAERDALVARAADAAGGLDILVNNAGVADYACVDAMPMTMFDTTIEHYLRIPFALAQAAIPLMRARGAGWIVNVGSVTALPPLRPFDDFSRAGGATVYAAAKAALSRFTQGLAAELEADGIAVNLVAPSTAIRTPGAARYIPEGYPTEDVAYLAETALALCSLPARERTGLVTHSLHFPLAQQLAVRSLDGRTSLPPPVIPAYAHPHIDPTGL, from the coding sequence ATGACCGACACCCGAACCGCGATCCTCGCGGGCAAGTGCGCACTCGTGACCGGCGCGAGCCGCGGCATCGGCCGCGCGATCGCGCAGCGCCTCGCATCCGAAGGCGCGACCGTCGTCGTGACGGCGCGCAGCCTCACGCAATCGGCGACGACCGCCGGCACGCTCGCCGAAACCGTCGCACTGATCGAACAGGCCGGCGGCCGTGCGATCGCGCTCGCGGCCGACCTGTCGAACGCGGCCGAGCGCGACGCGCTCGTCGCGCGTGCGGCCGACGCGGCCGGCGGCCTCGACATTCTCGTGAACAACGCGGGCGTGGCCGACTACGCGTGCGTCGACGCGATGCCGATGACGATGTTCGACACGACGATCGAACACTATCTGCGGATTCCGTTCGCGCTCGCGCAGGCCGCGATCCCGCTGATGCGGGCACGCGGCGCGGGCTGGATCGTGAACGTCGGCTCGGTGACGGCGCTGCCGCCGCTGCGGCCGTTCGACGATTTCTCGCGCGCGGGCGGCGCGACCGTCTACGCGGCGGCGAAGGCAGCGCTGTCGCGCTTCACGCAGGGGCTCGCGGCCGAACTCGAAGCCGACGGCATCGCGGTGAATCTCGTCGCGCCGAGCACGGCGATCCGCACGCCGGGCGCGGCGCGCTATATCCCCGAAGGCTATCCGACCGAGGACGTCGCGTATCTGGCCGAAACCGCGCTCGCGTTGTGCAGCCTGCCGGCGCGCGAACGCACCGGCCTCGTCACGCACAGCCTGCATTTCCCGCTCGCGCAGCAGCTCGCGGTGCGTTCGCTCGACGGCCGCACGTCGCTGCCGCCGCCGGTGATTCCCGCGTACGCGCATCCCCACATCGACCCGACAGGACTCTGA